The following are encoded in a window of Hemiscyllium ocellatum isolate sHemOce1 chromosome 46, sHemOce1.pat.X.cur, whole genome shotgun sequence genomic DNA:
- the rce1a gene encoding CAAX prenyl protease 2 isoform X2, which yields MLSPLWVWTWRQYTGFKTGPSLLMLMGVHLEGLLAAACLPLLLTMVLFFGPLIQLVMDYPWDFLEGMKMTLDPQFWVQCVADMRWMRNQVVAPLTEELVFRACMLPMLVPCTGLSRAIVTCPLFFGVAHFHHVIELLKFKQGTVAGIFLSAAFQFSYTAVFGAYTAFIFIRTGHLIGPVLCHSFCNYMGFPAIGAALEHPQKLTIFFFYVLGVILFLLLLFPMTDPSFYGSLAICHLTKPDTSTSICT from the exons ACAGGTCCATCGCTGCTGATGCTAATGGGGGTCCATCTGGAGGGGCTCCTTGCTGCTGCCTGCCTTCCACTCTTACTGACCATG GTGCTGTTCTTTGGGCCATTGATACAGCTGGTCATGGACTATCCATGGGATTTCCTCGAAGGGATGAAGATGACTCTAG ATCCACAGTTTTGGGTGCAGTGCGTGGCAGACATGCGTTGGATGAGGAATCAGGTGGTGGCTCCCCTGACGGAAGAGCTGGTGTTCCGGGCGTGTATGCTGCCAATGCTGGTCCCTTGCACTGGCCTTAGCCGTGCCATTGTCACCTGCCCGCTTTTCTTTGGAGTTG CTCATTTTCACCACGTGATCGAGCTCCTGAAGTTCAAGCAAGGAACCGTCGCAGGAATCTTCCTCTCAGCAG CTTTCCAGTTTTCTTACACTGCAGTGTTTGGAGCATATACCGCATTTATTTTCATCAGAACAG GTCATCTGATTGGTCCAGTGCTGTGCCACTCATTTTGCAACTACATGGGATTCCCAGCGATTGGTGCTGCCCTCGAGCACCCTCAGAAACTCACCATCTTTTTCTTCTATGTACTGGGAGTCATCCTCTTCTTGCTGTTGCTGTTCCCCATGACGGACCCCTCCTTCTATGGGAGCCTTGCCATTTGCCACTTGACCAAGCCAGACACCAGCACTTCGATCTGCACTTGA
- the rce1a gene encoding CAAX prenyl protease 2 isoform X3, whose protein sequence is MAAIHRFQGPSLLMLMGVHLEGLLAAACLPLLLTMVLFFGPLIQLVMDYPWDFLEGMKMTLDPQFWVQCVADMRWMRNQVVAPLTEELVFRACMLPMLVPCTGLSRAIVTCPLFFGVAHFHHVIELLKFKQGTVAGIFLSAAFQFSYTAVFGAYTAFIFIRTGHLIGPVLCHSFCNYMGFPAIGAALEHPQKLTIFFFYVLGVILFLLLLFPMTDPSFYGSLAICHLTKPDTSTSICT, encoded by the exons GTCCATCGCTGCTGATGCTAATGGGGGTCCATCTGGAGGGGCTCCTTGCTGCTGCCTGCCTTCCACTCTTACTGACCATG GTGCTGTTCTTTGGGCCATTGATACAGCTGGTCATGGACTATCCATGGGATTTCCTCGAAGGGATGAAGATGACTCTAG ATCCACAGTTTTGGGTGCAGTGCGTGGCAGACATGCGTTGGATGAGGAATCAGGTGGTGGCTCCCCTGACGGAAGAGCTGGTGTTCCGGGCGTGTATGCTGCCAATGCTGGTCCCTTGCACTGGCCTTAGCCGTGCCATTGTCACCTGCCCGCTTTTCTTTGGAGTTG CTCATTTTCACCACGTGATCGAGCTCCTGAAGTTCAAGCAAGGAACCGTCGCAGGAATCTTCCTCTCAGCAG CTTTCCAGTTTTCTTACACTGCAGTGTTTGGAGCATATACCGCATTTATTTTCATCAGAACAG GTCATCTGATTGGTCCAGTGCTGTGCCACTCATTTTGCAACTACATGGGATTCCCAGCGATTGGTGCTGCCCTCGAGCACCCTCAGAAACTCACCATCTTTTTCTTCTATGTACTGGGAGTCATCCTCTTCTTGCTGTTGCTGTTCCCCATGACGGACCCCTCCTTCTATGGGAGCCTTGCCATTTGCCACTTGACCAAGCCAGACACCAGCACTTCGATCTGCACTTGA